Proteins encoded within one genomic window of Haematobia irritans isolate KBUSLIRL chromosome 5, ASM5000362v1, whole genome shotgun sequence:
- the LOC142237474 gene encoding uncharacterized protein LOC142237474: protein MFRGRTLVFVLLLWIALTVRNSWAFSSEEMDYPAEDNSEFKEATTVQSYDELVWCPTNRKTYQEIFKSFLYKWDENTKYTVSIAVIQFASTSILLIIGFYQLKWHKIMTPGIFGHMLIMAIFIGYNVYALLSR, encoded by the exons ATGTTTCGAGGAAGAACATTGGTCTTTGTGCTACTATTATGGATAGCTCTGACAGTAAGAAATTCATGGGCTTTTTCTAGCGAAGAAATGGATTACCCGGCAGAGGATAACTCAGAATTCAAAGAAGCTACAACTGTACAATCGTATGATGAACTTGTTTGGT GTCCTACAAACCGCAAAACATACCAGGAAATCTTCAAGAGCTTCTTATATAAATGGGACGAAAATACAAAATACACAGTATCAATTGCTGTGATCCAATTTGCAAGTACATCGATATTATTGATAATTGGCTTTTATCAGTTG AAAtggcataaaattatgacacctGGAATATTTGGACATATGCTTATTATGGCTATATTCATAGGCTATAATGTTTACGCGTTGTTATCGAGATGA
- the LOC142239430 gene encoding uncharacterized protein LOC142239430: MNSRTPSFIVGIFYVIIGLTATLFLLYGIFNDALPKETFVGECWSQQNKLEKIFEFISDQTKNELIGHLSRQMLQLILVILLAVGIKQKNRTLMAPWIYVNIIGLTIVTICKVPASIIEHITEGEWFTYNEINFAMFLFTCWYVIYPIYKSFKCIKKCEQIPTYRGYLMPSTEI, from the exons ATGAATTCTCGGACGCCATCCTTTATAGTTGGAATATTTTATGTAATTATAGGCTTGACAGCCACATTATTTCTTctctatggaatttttaatgATGCCTTACCTAAGGAGACATTTGTTGGAGAAT gctGGTCACAGCAAAataaattagagaaaattttcgaatttataTCTGATCAGACCAAAAATGAATTAATTGGTCATTTGTCGAGGCAAATGCTGCAACTGATTTTGGTGATTCTCTTGGCAGTGGGTATTAAACAG aaaaatcgtACACTTATGGCCCCTTGGATTTATGTCAATATTATAGGTTTAACTATTGTAACTATATGCAAAGTACCAGCGTCTATAATAGAGCATATAACAGAGGGGGAATGGTTTACctataatgaaataaattttgccatgTTTTTGT TTACCTGCTGGTATGTAATCTATCCGATctataaatcttttaaatgtattAAGAAATGCGAACAAATACCAACATATAGAGGATATCTTATGCCATCAACTGAAATATGA